Genomic window (Manduca sexta isolate Smith_Timp_Sample1 chromosome 26, JHU_Msex_v1.0, whole genome shotgun sequence):
tattcctAATCGTTTAATATGGATTTATTAGAACGGGTATCAAAATACATATGAATAatgaatcaaaatattttcttttcaggtAATTGAACCTTGGGTACTCATCATGTTACGTGTGTGCTATAAAACTATGATTATGGTATTATGAGTGTTAAATAGCACTAGTAAGTGATTTATAAGGGGTAAATACAATTACTATATTCTAAGAGTAATATCGGCAACAAAAAGAACCGCAACTATTGTCATAATATATTGCTGATATTAAAGTTTAACATAAATCGTTCgaacattgttatttttagaattcgtatattattttttatagcttttacCAGCGGCTTCGCACACGTGAAAATGTGTTTCCCGCGATAAAAAGTGGCCTAAAGCActtagaagtaatgtagcttcctataagtgaaaaaaaaacaaatccgtttagtatatagatttaaaagtttaaatatctaGGTATCTAATTAGGTACATGCAAGGAAGATACACTTTTTTACATATCTTTCCTCCTTTTCGCGGAACCCAAATATGCGACTAGATGAACGTCACGAAACTAATAGCTTCCAGCTATAACATAATGGGCAGGACCATTCACTAAATGATCGGGTAATGCGCTAACAGTGTTTACTCGCGAAACTCCCTCGATAACCCTTTGATTTTATGGAAGAATATACTTAGAAAGAACACTTCAATGGTGTATGTACTGCTAGCCAACTTTAACTATGTGAAGATATAGTTGAGTACCTACCTACAACTTGAACGAACAAAAGCAACCACATGTGTTAAACCTACATGCATAGCCTCACGCCTTTTTCCTTtttcaggggtaagcagaggtgtatttcatgttgatataaaaaagtaaaagtcaagatatttttgtaccatacgtagatataaaataacttactttGTATAAGCGAAAACTTATGAAGGTTGTTATTTACGCGAGCGACACCTAGCAagtaaaaaacaacaaatttcaTGTTATGAGCCTATATTTTTGCGACTATAAGGTGGTAAAATAAGTGCACTCATAGATTAGTATGATAGTGAGTGCACACCAAAGAACATTACATTCATTGATATGCATACTACGGAAAGTGCACACTGCACACTATCATCATAGCAGGCACTAATTCCATACACGTAAAACTAGCATGTTTTTTATATCGAAATACtcaataattttatctattgagtatttcgatataaaaaaaataaccattccCTGTCGTCATTTTGTACTTTCATGTTAATATGGCGTGAGCTTGAGTATGTCTAACTAAAGTGTGATACtgtcgctgcaacgaattctcttaaagtagtagtagtggaagtaggtgtaaaattaaaattactttttactgatacttattttgttcgaaactatctattttttattttatatctacggttCAAGTTACTTATTGTAGAATTTTCTTTTCAAGAAGATGATGAGACGCAAAAATTATTCGAAAAAGGCGTACTTATATTCCTATAGTGCAAGTTTACTCTgtaatttgtacaaaatttcatcaaaatctgttaaGTGGCGTAGTCATGAACTCGTAACAGACACAAAGATACTTTTACAGGAGGTCGTTAGGAGCTGGCCGCTTCTAATAAGTCGGTCCGGAAATCTTTAGGCgagacccatgttcagcagaGATCCTGCGGCTAATTATGATGATGAATACTTCGTATAATCTATAGCCCATACTATACCGCTTGGCTATTTAAATGCATCCTTACATTTATAGGCAATAAAAGTACCTATAACCAATTTGGTAGAGCAACCGGTATGAACTATTTCAACATGAAGGGTTGGTTTGCTAAGGGTCCAGGCAGTATCGCAGTCTTGAGGACACCGACAAAACGTGGCTTGCTGTTGCGTTTCGTACGGTGAGTGCGAAGACTTGTGGGTGCCACACACGCTAACCGCTTTCCTTATATATTCCTCCCCATGTTGTGACAACACATCGATGATTTTTCGGGATTGGGGCCGGTTAGGTTAGTTAGTAGCAATAGGAGCTTGTTAACATATCAGTGTTAAGAATTTTATACACTAGATTATCTCCTCGAGGGGGGATTCCTTTTTAacgaattaaaattgtataataactaCAATACAATCGAACTccatttagattttttgtgacgaaaaaataaaacataaggttataaagaaatattttatttataaaaatataaaaaaggtatacattattttgattcttaattataaagacaatgtaattttttttaagatattaatatatttccgAATTCTTGACGACTTCAGCTTTAGTCTAGAGCCAGGGTTGCCACCCGTAGCGCGTCACCGACAGGATCCGCGGGTCCGTGCATTGACGGAGGAGGCATGACACCTGAAATAAGGCAGTTTGTTGCTAAAcatatagataaatacatttataagaaCCAAATTAATTTGGCAAGTGTCGCCATATAATCGAATAAAAGAAACTACAAAAGtagtaaaaattatactaaCTACAAGTTACCAATAAGATCAATTAAAGCATGAGTATAAAACCAAACTGCTACGTTaaggttaatacatttttttcggTAACTAAACAGTGcagaagtaaaatattaataatcatggatatttcggcctttaaaatttaatatgacgaaattttaaaggcagaaatatccatgattattaattatttttacatttttcttcaactgcgagaactaatcactaactagacgtgaatttaaattctttacttgccaatacttgtttagttacccagattaaagccgaaacaaaatgtatgaaaatggaccttgaggtatcgccttaacattaTTTGGTGCAAGTTTCTGCATCCCTAAATGGGATACGAACTAAATTGTTGCTTTATAGTAGCCGACTAAATACTGATAACACAGCgcctacaaataaaaacaataatgaaagCAGACCTTAAGAATAACACTTCGCGCCGATTTCACTACTTATTTATTAGTCCTtgatagtttatattttatcttaaaattaaaataattttcttagtcTAActaaggctgcagtcttcgaaacgtcgagaggaaactaaaatatttaaaccgcgataaaatccgaaaaatagtttaattttaaggcctaacattcgcgtaaacataagaaatcattatattttattcaccaGATAAACTACAACTTTTGGATTCACCAGTTTCTAATGGGGGATAAAGTCCCTAATAACTTATCAGTCGAAGGTGGCTGTTAAAGATATATCTAGAAGAGAAAAAACTCAAtctcttatttaatatttacgtacCCGCTATTCAGTGCGTTactgtttcattttaaaatagcaTAAATTACCGTGACGATCtaggcccttattctgtatgatagtgtaaacgcgtaacgcggccgtgtcatgttatcttcgagaaatgtgcgtggaatggtattctgtaagccaaatttctatagtcctaaacatgatgcgttgtgttaagtgcttgttacgcactgtcaaaataacgtgcgggatagagaataaggcccctgattcTGATCTAGAGGAACTTTAAGGCGAATCAAAAATATATCAGGAATACTTATTCGTTAGATAACGTTATACTTTGGATAGTTATCCGAAATTTTATCAGGTACCGGTGAAACTGGCCCTTAACGTCTTACTTCTAAACACAAAACACCAAAAAAAATGGTAGCTCTCGTATGTGAGATTCTGGCTGAATTCGTGCCCTCGtgtaaaaaaaaggattttatcGTCCGGTAATAGTACCTGCTCCTCCACAGTGTACTGTTCGTCTTCTCGATCCTTGTAGTCGTCGaacacctcgtcgagcagctCTATGTACTTTGTAAAGTGTTTGCCGCCTTGCTCCCTCAGCGCCATCTTAGTCACGTGGTGTGGGAGGTACTTGCCGTTCAGAAAACCTTCCACGTATTTTAActgcatataaaatatgtttttagtgTAAATTACATGTGACATGCTTTGTCTAGTGGTTGTTTAGGGTTTGTGTCATGGTGATTAGCTGAATTTGACTCGCCGGTCGTAGAATACAACTTGTAACGAGCGCTCGACAGTGAAGATATTGTTACCTCACGTGTAACTCGCGTGTAGTACGAACGTGTGGCTCATGTAAACTCGATTAAACATACTTACACACACATGCATGCACGCACGCATGCACGCACACACGCATACACGTACACAACACTCCCGGAATAAAGGGAGGAAAATTTTAGATTGCTTGGTCCCAGGTTTTGAGCTGACCGTCGATTAGTAATCAATGAATGATCCAGCGAGTTAAGAGTTCTTATTACCTATGTAAATGAATATACCTATAAGTGAGAAATTGAAAATTACGATTAACTAGGGgtagctcgcggcttcgccacCTCGAAAAACCTATCCTATAAAATAATCTGAATAACTAAAGCAATTCATAGCGCAATTCGAATAACTCCAGCGTCATGTATTTAAGGGATCGcactaattatttaaatatatctcatAAGAGCTTGATaataggataaaaagtatcctatattTTCATCCAGTACATAGTCTATCTGTggaccaaatttcatccaaaatcgtccagctgtttttgaatttacttgCTGTTTTTGAATCCaaacaaaatcacaaaaaaaaggAAGTAACAACATTGGTACGataagattattatattatgaagataTACCTTCTGAATAACTTTCTCTTCCGTCCAGGTGAAGGCGAATTTGATGACTTCGATGTTAATAGTAGCAGAGTCTCTCAGCTCCGACAGTTGTTGTTGCAAGCGGCTCTCCAGAACTAGAGTGAAAGCACACATAGATTTTGAGAGATATGAGATCTATTTATTGCAATGCATTTTGAATAGTTTTACGATTATTAAACACAGTGGCGTAGCTTGCTATAGAGAGCCTCAAATCAAATTTTTGGAGTCCCTTCAGGACAGTGCGAACTTTTAGGCGctcgcttagtttaatgtatgtATGGTTTAAAAAGGCTTCTAAGCTCAGGGGTCACGTATTATTGATAAGGCTGATAAAGCAGTAACTACAACCCAGAATAAACATGGAACGTCAACGATTGCAAAAGCCATGATGATGATACATGATAACAAGATGAAATTACGGAATAGTCATCGTAATGATAATTGAAGTCAAACGTATAGTATAAGTAGGTGTATGGTGTGTGATGTGTATGGTGCATATGATGTATATGGTGCATATGATGTATATGGTGCATATGATGTATATGGTGCATATGATGTGTATGGTGCATATGATGTGTATGGTACATATGATGTATATGGTGCATATGATGTGTATGGTACATATGATGTATATGGTGCATATGATGTGTATGGTGCATATGATGTGTATGGTGCATATGATGTATATGGTGTATGTGAGTGCGTACGGCGTGCGTCGAGCGCGGCGAGCACGGTGCGCGTGAGGCGCGCGGGCGGCAGCTCGGCGGCGCCGTGGCGCAGCGCGTCGGCCCAGTCCACGCACGccacgccgcccgccgcgcccacCAGCACGTTCTGCGTGTGCCGGTCGCCCACGCCTGCGCACAACACGCCACATCGCACGATCATATACATTAATTActctaattacattatattcattcatatcgtgtaaaaatacaataatacattttggAAACGGGAGATGTATATAAGCttaaaataattgcattcaGTCATAGGGTTCGATTTTTATTCACCTTTACGGAAAGTCATTGATTGGCGCTGTTTCGAAATAATctaggtttattatttattaaatccatCCAAAGATTTCTTTAATAAGTTCAACATACCAAACAGCCAGCAGAGTAAAGTGGTGGAAGCCACTGTTTCTAAAAATCTCGCCTTCTTACGAACGAAGTCTTCTAAGCTCGATGACCGCTTTTCTAGAGATTTTCTAAAACCAATACAAACCAATCACTTGATTAACCTTGAGCACATACAACGAATATACATCAGAAATTTTAATTGTACGATTAGCTCTGATTACCTATTACAATTTATGAAtcgattaattaatataaaaatattttctatcaaaTATTTCACTAGAATCTGTCCATTGTGTTGGAAAATTTCGTCCTTTTATGACGTGTccattgattgattgattgatagtCGGCACATTGTGTAGGTCATGATTGTGGTGTGTGATGTATGATGTGTATGGTGTGACCTGAGCGCATGCGCGGGTGCGGCGTCGCATCTTGCGTGGAAGGCGtgcagcgccgccgccgccggccgCAGGATTAGCTCCTCGTCGTCTCGAGGGACATTCACTGCCAAACAATTATggaatataattacaaatttattgacGCCACATCCTCTTCAAGTGACATGTGATGTCAATGACCTACTTAACTTATAACAGCAAGCGTCCCTTGTACCGCCGGAGACGCAAACAACACTCAGTTATCACATATATTTGGaataatgttgttatttttacattatattcggacgatttagtaatatttgcatttattgaTGATTAGGAAATACTACTGATAAAATCATGATAATTAGGAGACACTCACTTTGAGACAAGTCACAAGACTCTGCGATCAAACTGTCCAATTGGATGTGATCTTCTAAGTATTCTATTAGAGCACAGTCTTCACTAAGTGGCTTCACCTAGAAAAATCAGTTAAGTATTAATAtggagcggcgatagcctagttggatgtggaacggactgccgagacgaatgtccgcaggttcaaatcccaagggcacacacctctgacttttctaaaaaatcatgtgtgtattctttgtgaatttatcgttcgctttaacggtgaaggaaaacatcgtgaggaaacctgcacatctgagaagttctctgtaggaatttcgaaggtgtgtgaagtctaccaatccgcactaggccagcgtggtggactaaggcctaattccctctcagtagtagaggaggcccgtgctcagcagtgggcaagtatataatacagggctgatattattattattattatattaatatttattattaagagtaACCAACAACTGACTATCTATATGTGTGAATGTATGTTTCCTTTACTCTTTAACACGGCTGCagcgattttaatgaaatttttagaTAATCTTCATATTAGCCCAGCCTATGGTACTCCTGTATGTTTGGTAGTAATCGGATCTTCTGAAGTCATCTggttatagattataattagtgcCACCCGCTTGTAACCGGGGCCGGTCGTAAGTTTAATAATACAAGAATGTTCTGTACGAGTGcagtgtatgtgtgtgtgtgtgtgtgtagcgGTAGTGACCATGTAGGTGGCGAGGCCGGGCAGCAGCGCCTCGGCGGCGTGCAGCACGGCGGCGTCGAGGCGCGGGCGGTCGCCGCGCTTGTGCAGGAAGCGCCGCCGCGAGCCGTCGCTCAGCGCCGCCGCCACCACGCACGGCCGCCGCACCGACTGCGTCATCACGCACACCTGCCGCGCACCATATTACTAATTGTCATACTCATTACATACCgtgctattttatttacaattctgtaattattataaaattgtgctCCACAGATATACGCCTTTTTATTATGaagttgaattatttaatatgatcaGTTTATCTTTTCTTTACTTTCATCTTTTTgccagattttttattattaacataccgtAATAAGTAATATACAACAAATCTAATTTTGTGTTGGAATTTAATAagtaactgattttgaaaaaaaaaaactacacgaattgaaaattgtttcttttttggaAGTCGTTTTGCGCGAACCTGTTCGTCGAAGCTGACGACGCTGAGCCCCTTGGGCAGGTCGAGCAGCTCGGCCAGGTCGGGGTCGTGGCGCACGTCGCGCGCGGCGAGTGCGGGGCACAGCTGCGACAGGCGCAGCGTCTTCTGCGGCGGACGCTGCAGAAGACCCTCCAACTCTTTCAGTATcttcaactttttattattatccattGCATCTACAGATAATAACTGGTTATTTCactcattatattaatatcacaaatgtgtatatatttgattttgcaACTTGTGGTAGGTAGTTAGCCGGTTAGGGCGACCCATTTATTCTACAGTATTTGTCTGTatcaagataatatatttaggCAACAAAATTTAGTGGTAGCAATTTCGTCgaacattacataaaatcaaaaacgCGTAATAGTTGTCTGCAAGTCCTATTATTATTAACTCACCGTAATGTTTGATTTCGTACAGGGTTTTCTTGTACTTGCCCAGGCGCAGGAAATCCGTACCCAAGTATGGATTCTCAAACAACTTCTCACTCATTATCGTGAATGTTTTGTCCCACAGCGCAGAATCTgcaaagattatatttttaaaactttcattTGTCTGTAACGAAAGCAAGAaatggttaggttaggttagcgAAACGTACTAAACACTAATTAGcgaccatattttttttgaatataagtataatttgtaaaagtgaaactaacaaataaattatgtttgtgtaGAAAAAGTATTAGTTTGAACATGTAATGACCATTTTGCAGCAGAGCGTGCGCGAGCTCCCTGCAGTAGGAGGCGAGCGTGTGGTGCGGGTCGCACAGCAGCTGCAGGCAGCGCCGGAACATGTCCGCCCTCCCCGCGCGCCCCGCCGCCCCCGCACGCCCCGCCCACCGCGCCGGCCCCGCCCACTGCAGCGCCGCGCACTTTGCGAACGGCTGCAGTCGCGGCAGCGCGCACTCCAACTGCACAACAAATACCGCATGCGGCTTTCAGTAAACACATACTACAGGCTTGTCTGGTTCAAGCAACGGTTTACCCTCGTACCGTACGATGAATCGTAGTTTAATTGCTGACGCCAACAAACTCCGCGTGTTGTCGTGGTGCATACATTCTAATAGCGAAAAAATTTAACTCAACTGTTTTtgtaatgcattttattttaaagtcacGCATTTTGGGAACCGTTATTGATACCTGGTGTACATAAATATGTTGTACAATGTATGTAAATGTGttgttacttaaaatatacCCAAATTATTTGGCAAAGGCACTAGTTCAAAACTGTGCGAGCGACTTTAAGGCATGTGATTACGAGACAAAATAATTACGAAAACGTACACATACAGAAATATCGCGAATAGACAATTTGCTAtgtgaaaaattttaaatgatcaCCGTGGCGAGTAGATCGTCGGCCACGTCATGTGTGTGGCGACAGGCAGCGGTCCCGGCGCAACAGCGCGCCGAGCAGCGTGCcgagcgccgcgcccgcgccgtcCTGCGCCGCGCACTGCACCGCGCGCCGCACCACGCGCGACATGCCGCGCAACAACGAGTTGTGATATTCTACGTctgaaacattttatacatgtttttttCATAGTAAGAATTCGGCAACCTATTTCGGGAAATTGTCTTTGTATTATCGACTGATAAGGAAGAGAATGGGTATAGAACAGCACAAGCGTATAAGGCCCACTTCCATTATGACGGCGTGAAGACGTCTCTATTAAGTGAAGTTGTATGtcaataaatattgacataCAACTTGATTTAATATTGCTATTGAAAAGCCATTCCAAATAACTTGAGGTTATTATTTGAACCTAAAACAAGCATtcacaaacaattataataatgaaattataccATCGTTCTCAGTCCACAGCTCGAGGTAACAAGTCATCGCGAGGTGTAGCGTGTCATGCACTATTTTTTTACTTCCAGCATATAATTCTTCATCCCTGGAACATTGCTCGTTCATTTTCTCAAGTGCTTCATCCACACTGCGCTCCGAAAACTCTAATGAAAGACAaatgttattcattattataactcAAGCGAGCTTCACCTGTGCCAATCTCTAtagaatgtttaataaaaaatctccaCGCCCCTAACAATCATATATGTGTAAAAGTTGGAAACATTTTccggaataatattttaatgtgaacTTCTCtgtcaaattttataatgtgtgattgtatttcaaattgcacttagaacaaaatataaggttcattgtaataattcatacatatttttgaaacaGTTAATACCTACTACATGTATTTTTAACTGTTCGATCGAAAAGCGTGTGGATATTGTTGATTGAGATAAGTCTAGTTTACAagtccaaaaataaaaacattaatatcagTCAGAGCTGGAATTTTGTCGTTGCTAGAATACAGAGGacccaaacattttttttttcataaaccaaattcaaaattttgctgtttCCAGTGAACCGCAGTGCAGTGCAGCTAAATTTTACCATATTCAgcagaatatgcaagtttttacaTATAACAGTCGTTAAgcatcttaaaatattatctgcctacattgataggtgaagtcaagtgcccattttagttctttactatcaaatcCAGAAAATTCGTGAACCCCCATTTTGTGGTTACGCCAACGTAGAGTCGCAGTTTAGTTtcccgtggacccctgggggccacctggaccactttgagACCAATGCTATAAATGATAGGCACTGCGTACTCACTGTTGATATCGCGTCGCAGCTGCAGCGTGAGGTGGTTCAAGCGCAGCAGCACGGCCGGCTCGCTGCGCGGGAACTTCGGCACGAACGTCACTGCACGccacaattattaattactattaattaattaacaattaataataatactaataattaacaattaatacaCGCATTACTCTTAACCTACTgccataataaatatactttattataattagccaTTTCACTTTGGATCCAAAGGTAACTGTTGGCATCGTTTATTTCAACGGTTATAGATCACTATTATGCgaacattataatatcagtcGAACGGGCATCATGATGATACATCAGTTTATCATCAGTCGAGCATATGATGATACATCAGTTTATCATCAGTCGAGCGGTTTCCTCGGTCCATAAACTCCTTTGTTTTGGATCTTACCAGCTTGTTCCAATATTTTAGCTAGTTGTGCGGTGTCACGCTGTTCCAGAGCTTGTGTCCTCAGTGCGAGGAGTCTCTGCAGGAACCACGGCAGCGTATCCAATTCGCTTAAGTTTCTGAGAGAATCAGATGTTACC
Coding sequences:
- the LOC115450772 gene encoding DNA-dependent protein kinase catalytic subunit; translation: MHHDNTRSLLASAIKLRFIVRYEGKPLLEPDKPVLECALPRLQPFAKCAALQWAGPARWAGRAGAAGRAGRADMFRRCLQLLCDPHHTLASYCRELAHALLQNDSALWDKTFTIMSEKLFENPYLGTDFLRLGKYKKTLYEIKHYDAMDNNKKLKILKELEGLLQRPPQKTLRLSQLCPALAARDVRHDPDLAELLDLPKGLSVVSFDEQVCVMTQSVRRPCVVAAALSDGSRRRFLHKRGDRPRLDAAVLHAAEALLPGLATYMVKPLSEDCALIEYLEDHIQLDSLIAESCDLSQMNVPRDDEELILRPAAAALHAFHARCDAAPAHALRKSLEKRSSSLEDFVRKKARFLETVASTTLLCWLFGVGDRHTQNVLVGAAGGVACVDWADALRHGAAELPPARLTRTVLAALDARLLESRLQQQLSELRDSATINIEVIKFAFTWTEEKVIQKLKYVEGFLNGKYLPHHVTKMALREQGGKHFTKYIELLDEVFDDYKDREDEQYTVEEQVSCLLRQCTDPRILSVTRYGWQPWL